A portion of the Thalassotalea sp. LPB0316 genome contains these proteins:
- a CDS encoding glucosaminidase domain-containing protein, which translates to MKKFSITALAVATISVMLAYPFTKTYTPTTQVPAKTEKSVASTQLPKVDSNSSNSLVTEPASVTSKVPNFAKYKSVKRKKAKFFNYLRPVVVKQNSKILANRKQLIKLEEKLGLEEVLTEEEIQWLNRLAREYRVKGVDSPMLQIQRLLSRVDIVPVELVLVQGANESAWGTSRFAREGLNLFGMWCYKEGCGMVPSSRTEGMTHEVAVYDTLEQSVKAYLRNLNTNNAYRVFRSIRQQLRASNQPLKAEILATGLLPYSERGSDYVLELTDMLRHNQAFFDGEQTAP; encoded by the coding sequence ATGAAAAAGTTTAGCATTACGGCACTTGCTGTCGCGACAATCAGCGTTATGTTAGCTTATCCGTTTACCAAAACGTATACGCCAACTACTCAAGTGCCTGCTAAAACGGAAAAATCGGTTGCGTCAACACAATTACCTAAGGTTGACAGTAACTCATCTAACAGCTTGGTAACGGAGCCAGCATCCGTTACCAGCAAAGTACCAAACTTTGCAAAGTACAAAAGTGTAAAGCGAAAAAAAGCTAAGTTTTTTAACTACCTTCGGCCGGTTGTCGTAAAGCAAAACAGCAAAATTTTAGCGAATAGAAAGCAGCTGATAAAACTAGAAGAAAAGCTTGGCTTGGAAGAGGTTTTAACAGAAGAAGAAATTCAATGGCTTAATAGGCTAGCGAGAGAATATCGCGTTAAAGGCGTGGATTCGCCAATGCTACAAATTCAAAGGTTATTGTCTAGAGTTGATATTGTTCCTGTTGAACTTGTGTTAGTTCAAGGAGCCAATGAATCGGCTTGGGGAACGTCGAGGTTCGCTCGCGAAGGACTAAATCTATTTGGCATGTGGTGCTATAAAGAAGGTTGCGGTATGGTGCCTAGCTCAAGGACTGAGGGTATGACCCATGAAGTGGCCGTTTATGATACGCTAGAGCAGTCGGTTAAGGCGTATTTACGCAACCTTAATACCAATAATGCCTATCGAGTTTTTCGCAGTATTCGCCAACAACTAAGAGCATCTAATCAGCCATTGAAAGCTGAAATCCTCGCAACGGGTTTATTGCCTTATTCAGAGCGGGGCAGTGATTATGTTCTCGAGTTAACTGATATGCTCAGACATAATCAAGCCTTCTTCGATGGCGAACAAACCGCGCCATAG
- a CDS encoding LysE family translocator, which translates to MIIAMVHFLAVASPGPDFAVVLKQSIQHGRKTALYTSAGIGTGILVHVLYSLVGIGLVIAKTPSLLTGLKYVAASYFLYIAWHGLRAKPPERAINSDQQVKAELEQSAPSPFKAFSTGFLINALNVKATLFFISLFSMVISFETPTQIKALYGIYMAVATGLWFSFLSLILSHPRIRNRIITKGYWLDRIMGLVLLILAIELVIGSL; encoded by the coding sequence ATGATCATTGCGATGGTTCATTTCCTCGCGGTAGCAAGCCCAGGACCAGACTTTGCCGTTGTGTTGAAGCAAAGTATTCAACACGGGAGAAAAACTGCGTTATATACCAGTGCAGGTATTGGTACTGGGATTTTAGTGCACGTTTTATATTCACTGGTTGGTATCGGTTTAGTGATAGCAAAAACGCCGAGTTTATTAACTGGCTTAAAATATGTCGCAGCGAGTTACTTTCTTTACATTGCTTGGCACGGTTTACGAGCGAAACCACCTGAGCGAGCAATCAATTCAGATCAACAAGTCAAAGCTGAACTAGAACAGTCTGCGCCGAGCCCCTTTAAAGCATTCTCAACCGGTTTTTTAATCAACGCACTTAACGTTAAAGCGACCTTGTTTTTTATTAGTTTGTTCTCAATGGTGATTTCATTTGAAACACCGACACAAATTAAAGCACTGTATGGTATCTACATGGCGGTTGCGACAGGGCTTTGGTTTAGTTTTTTATCACTGATATTGAGTCACCCAAGAATACGAAATCGGATCATTACTAAAGGCTATTGGTTAGATAGAATCATGGGCTTAGTGTTACTTATCCTTGCCATTGAGTTAGTTATCGGTAGTTTGTAG
- a CDS encoding outer membrane protein OmpK gives MKHFTTSIIALSLPLAFIGNAGAQTLWSKNSFSYLKNTSDFEVLTNDTVNVFTFEHASGHNWGDLFMFADRTLAKADNDNVEFKGTYGEVSPRLSLSYLLDQPVALSFIQDTFLAANIEHSSNTFGSFDNVLLGIGTNLAIPHFKFVQANVYYANNDNTDNDYQLTMVWGYDFPSLDHKITFNGFFDWSSAADDHKAEFHFNPQLLVDVGHYFENSDHVQVGIEYSFWHNKYGISGLDNESVVSAMIKLTL, from the coding sequence ATGAAACATTTTACAACAAGTATCATTGCTCTATCCCTGCCACTCGCTTTTATCGGTAATGCAGGCGCACAGACCCTATGGAGTAAAAACAGCTTTAGTTATTTAAAAAACACTTCAGACTTTGAGGTACTAACTAATGACACGGTTAACGTTTTTACTTTCGAACACGCCTCTGGCCACAATTGGGGCGATCTATTTATGTTTGCGGATCGCACCCTTGCAAAAGCTGATAATGACAATGTTGAATTTAAAGGGACATATGGCGAAGTATCACCTCGCCTAAGCTTAAGCTATTTATTGGATCAACCTGTTGCCTTGAGTTTCATTCAAGACACGTTTTTAGCGGCCAATATTGAGCACTCATCAAATACCTTTGGCAGTTTTGATAACGTTTTACTCGGGATAGGAACTAACTTAGCGATTCCACACTTCAAATTTGTCCAAGCTAATGTTTATTATGCGAATAACGACAACACCGACAACGATTACCAGCTGACCATGGTTTGGGGCTATGACTTTCCATCTCTCGATCATAAAATCACTTTTAATGGCTTTTTTGATTGGTCAAGCGCGGCAGATGATCACAAAGCTGAATTTCACTTTAATCCTCAATTATTGGTTGATGTTGGTCATTACTTTGAGAACAGCGACCACGTCCAAGTGGGTATAGAATATTCTTTTTGGCACAATAAATACGGTATCAGTGGTCTCGACAACGAAAGTGTCGTTAGCGCGATGATCAAACTAACACTATAA
- a CDS encoding ABCB family ABC transporter ATP-binding protein/permease: MRRTNYPEHEVNKLNWHVLKLVYPYLLEFKWRISLAIVCLILAKVASVYLPFVLKDVVDTLDKNVENKVMLVPFGLVAAYGLARLSVVLFGEIRDTLFGRVTERAIRRIGLKVFEHLHSLELAFHLNRQTGGISRDIDRGNSGIAFLMRFMVFNIVPTLLEIIMVIGVFLINYHWGFAAITATSIAIYISYTVYATEWRTGFIRAANKADSSSNTRAIDSLLNYETVKFFNNEAYEAKMYDEQLATWEKAKTQNRLSLFALNGGQATIVAIAMTSMLALAAYQVTNEQMTLGDFVLINAFMMQLFMPLNFLGFVYREIKGSLANIEGMFGLLDKKPQITDKPEAPDLTISQSGIEFNNVTFGYHHDRQVLKGVSFSVNAGQKVAIVGESGSGKSTIVKLLFRFYDTDGGTITIDEQNITDVTQLSLRKHIGIVPQDTVLFNDTIFENVRYGRPHASDSEVRKAISMAYLDDLIAKLPDGENTQVGERGLKLSGGEKQRVAIARTLLKNPEIWIFDEATSALDSHAEQEILKAIRSVAKNKTSIVIAHRLSTITDADTILVMLDGKIVEKGSHSELIAAQGRYYSMWQLQQKS, from the coding sequence ATGCGCCGAACTAATTATCCCGAACACGAAGTCAATAAACTGAATTGGCACGTTTTAAAGCTAGTTTACCCCTACTTACTAGAATTTAAGTGGCGGATTTCATTAGCGATTGTCTGTTTAATCTTAGCGAAAGTCGCTAGTGTCTATTTGCCATTTGTCCTAAAAGACGTTGTTGATACCCTAGATAAGAATGTTGAAAACAAAGTCATGCTAGTGCCATTTGGCTTAGTGGCAGCTTACGGCTTGGCCAGATTAAGTGTCGTCCTGTTTGGTGAGATTCGCGACACTTTGTTTGGCCGAGTAACTGAGCGCGCTATTCGCCGTATTGGTTTAAAAGTTTTCGAACATTTACATAGCTTGGAGTTAGCTTTTCATCTTAACCGTCAAACGGGCGGTATTTCACGTGATATTGATCGCGGTAACTCTGGTATTGCATTTTTAATGCGATTTATGGTCTTTAATATTGTGCCCACGCTTTTGGAAATAATCATGGTGATAGGGGTGTTTTTAATTAATTATCATTGGGGTTTTGCCGCTATTACCGCAACATCTATCGCGATTTATATTAGCTACACGGTTTATGCAACTGAGTGGCGAACGGGTTTTATTCGCGCGGCTAATAAAGCGGATTCTTCTTCTAACACGCGTGCAATCGACAGCTTACTCAACTACGAAACCGTTAAATTTTTTAATAATGAAGCCTACGAAGCGAAAATGTACGATGAGCAGCTTGCGACATGGGAAAAAGCAAAAACGCAAAATCGACTGTCACTATTTGCTTTAAATGGCGGGCAAGCAACGATAGTGGCTATCGCCATGACCTCAATGCTTGCGCTTGCCGCTTACCAAGTAACTAATGAGCAAATGACGTTAGGGGACTTTGTCTTGATCAATGCTTTTATGATGCAACTGTTCATGCCGCTTAATTTCCTTGGTTTTGTCTATCGTGAAATTAAGGGATCATTAGCCAATATCGAAGGCATGTTTGGTTTGCTCGACAAAAAGCCACAAATTACCGATAAACCAGAGGCACCAGATTTAACTATTTCGCAAAGTGGTATTGAATTTAACAACGTTACCTTTGGCTACCACCATGATCGTCAAGTACTTAAAGGCGTGAGTTTTAGTGTTAATGCAGGCCAAAAGGTCGCTATCGTTGGTGAGAGTGGCTCCGGTAAGTCAACCATCGTTAAATTATTATTTCGTTTTTACGATACTGATGGGGGAACAATTACCATTGATGAGCAAAACATCACTGATGTCACCCAGCTTTCACTTCGCAAACACATAGGTATCGTGCCACAAGATACCGTATTGTTTAACGACACTATATTCGAAAATGTTCGGTATGGCCGTCCACACGCTAGTGATAGCGAAGTACGCAAAGCCATTAGTATGGCATATCTTGATGATCTTATTGCTAAGTTACCCGATGGTGAGAATACGCAAGTGGGCGAGCGCGGATTAAAACTTTCTGGTGGCGAAAAACAGCGCGTCGCTATCGCTAGAACCTTGTTAAAAAATCCTGAAATCTGGATCTTTGATGAAGCAACCAGTGCGCTTGATAGCCACGCTGAACAAGAGATCTTAAAAGCCATTCGCAGTGTCGCTAAAAATAAAACCAGTATCGTGATTGCTCACCGTTTATCAACCATTACAGATGCTGATACCATTTTGGTGATGTTAGATGGTAAAATTGTCGAAAAAGGAAGTCACAGCGAACTTATTGCCGCTCAAGGTCGATACTATTCAATGTGGCAATTACAACAAAAATCTTAG
- a CDS encoding DUF1415 domain-containing protein, which yields MSKNTCQTRDDVLNATKNWLLDIVIGLNFCPFAKKEWLNNTIAYCLDDATKITPAIDHLLTQCDKMVLTPEIETSLMIYPQGFTDFEDYLDLVDLAQQYLAEAGFEGQFQLASFHPDYCFDGLSENDVENYTNRSPYPMLHIIREDSMAKVLSVYKNPEQIPEDNMQLARAKGVKFFEQYLVVGKGVTEKDS from the coding sequence ATGTCTAAAAATACCTGTCAAACTCGCGATGACGTCTTAAATGCGACAAAAAACTGGTTGCTCGATATTGTTATTGGGCTAAATTTTTGTCCGTTTGCTAAAAAAGAATGGCTCAACAATACCATTGCTTATTGCCTTGATGATGCGACAAAGATCACACCTGCGATTGATCACCTACTAACACAGTGCGATAAAATGGTGCTAACACCTGAGATTGAAACCTCATTGATGATATATCCTCAGGGGTTTACTGACTTTGAGGACTACTTAGATCTAGTCGATTTAGCTCAGCAATACCTAGCCGAAGCAGGTTTTGAAGGGCAATTCCAATTAGCGAGCTTTCACCCTGATTATTGCTTTGATGGCTTAAGCGAGAATGATGTTGAAAACTACACTAATCGTTCGCCATATCCAATGTTGCATATTATTAGGGAAGATAGCATGGCTAAAGTGCTTAGTGTTTATAAAAATCCTGAGCAAATTCCTGAGGATAACATGCAACTCGCGAGAGCAAAGGGCGTTAAGTTTTTCGAGCAATACCTAGTAGTTGGAAAAGGCGTAACGGAAAAGGATAGCTAG